Proteins found in one Pagrus major chromosome 20, Pma_NU_1.0 genomic segment:
- the LOC141015215 gene encoding 5-hydroxytryptamine receptor 3A-like, whose translation MFLAVDGEASGKVCSYQDVLNYLNLSKSNELFFMTRPVKDHKQATKVSLELLLYAILDVREIDQTFIPYVWIVASWQNEHIRWEPDDFCGIKTVSLPVEVLWKPDITIEEMTEKDKAPPSPLLTIHSNGLVSVQNDQVLVSTCRMHVYKFPFDIQSCNLSFKSVVHSVNEIQLVHDTHSSEDTHTMMRTQYEWLFINMTVTNKTVNMFGLKQDVLIYTISMKRRSVLYIVNFMLPILFFLGLDLASFLISDSGGEKLGFQVTVLLAVTVMQLILNEILPSSSDRIPLIVVYCIGIFGLMMLSLLETILVLYLMAKDSQDNETDKEDCNKQDEAACKGEAVRSVSRKQGSSSQLMEESQAFEKLSDELREVVKALTLLLDSRKGEGKPGYWTRVTKTINKVFFTFYLIAAIVFLLCMSLSWNNTLD comes from the exons ATGTTCTTAGCAGTGGATGGAGAGGCCTCTGGGAAAGTGTGCAGTTATCAGGATGTTTTAAACTACCTGAACTTGAGCAAAAGCAATGAGCTGTTCTTCATGACCCGGCCTGTTAAAGACCACAAACAGGCCACAAAAGTAtccctggagctgctgctgtatgcCATTCTAGATGTG AGAGAGATCGACCAGACGTTCATTCCTTACGTTTGGATTGTCGCG AGCTGGCAGAATGAACACATACGATGGGAACCAGATGACTTTTGCGGTATTAAGACGGTTTCCCTTCCTGTTGAAGTTTTGTGGAAGCCAGATATAACTATTGaagaaat gacagaaaaagacaaagccCCTCCAAGTCCTCTTCTCACCATCCACAGTAACGGTTTAGTCAGCGTTCAGAACGACCAGGTGCTGGTCAGCACCTGCAGGATGCACGTTTACAAATTCCCCTTCGACATCCAGAGCTGCAACCTCTCCTTCAAGTCTGTCGTACACTCTG TCAATGAAATACAGCTTGTTCACGATACCCACTcttcagaggacacacacacaatgatgcGAACCCAGTACGAGTGGCTGTTCATCAACATGACTGTCACCAACAAAACTGTCAACATGTTCGGCCTCAAACAAGACGTGCTGATCTACACT ATCTCCATGAAGAGGCGTTCGGTCCTCTACATCGTCAACTTCATGCTGCCCATCCTGTTCTTCTTGGGTCTGGACTTGGCCTCCTTCCTGATCTCAGACAGTGGGGGCGAGAAGCTCGGCTTCCAGGTCACTGTGCTGCTTGCCGTCACTGTGATGCAACTTATTCTGAATGAAATACTGCCTTCTTCTTCAGACAGGATTCCACTCATAG TGGTCTACTGCATTGGGATTTTTGGTTTGATGATGCTGAGCCTCCTGGAGACGATTCTGGTGTTGTACCTGATGGCGAAAGACTCCCAAGACAACGAGACGGATAAAGAGGACTGTAACAAACAGGACGAAGCCGCCTGTAAAGGAG AAGCAGTGCGTAGTGTCAGCAGGAAGCAG GGGAGCAGCAGCCAGCTGATGGAGGAGTCCCAGGCCTTTGAAAAGCTCTCAGACGAGCTGAGGGAGGTGGTGAAAGCACTGACACTGCTCCTCGACAGTCGGAAGGGGGAAGGGAAGCCTGGCTACTGGACCAGAGTGACTAAAACAATCAACAAAGTTTTCTTCACTTTCTATCTCATAGCTGCCATTGTGTTTTTACTCTGTATGTCTCTCAGTTGGAATAACACACTAGACTAA
- the LOC141015216 gene encoding 5-hydroxytryptamine receptor 3A-like, translating to MTLVGLCDKIPVCNAKRVDRDAHLLYKPLTDLILTGPALMIPAGFLFLLLFTDGESSERNCTYLDVLKHLNLTENKEQFAMIRPVKNYKEPTKVTLDVLLYAILNVVKKDQQLVPYVWIDMWWKNEFISWDPDQFCGIRNFSLPTALLWKPDITIEEMTEKDRSPPNPFLIIHSHGEIEITDDQVLVSSCRMHLYKFPFDTQTCNLSFKSVVHTDNEIQLVPDLDSSEIVERTRKLMHNQYEWLFDNMTVHKKNVNNFDFSQSVVIYTISIKRRPALYIVNFMLPILFFLGLDLASFLISDSSGEKLGFKVTVLLAVTVMQLILNEMLPSSSDRIPLIASYCIGMFSLMMLSLLETLLVMYLLHIDAKTEAEKEQSLSEDCGFKRGNVSIKNYYRGQTPSELLPVAKEESSSQLTEESHDFEKLSDELREVVNVLSLLLNSRDEEVEPGGGYLKRVCKRINKGFFIFYIVSITLFLVYMFFRWNAQ from the exons ATGACACTGGTCGGGTTGTGTGATAAAATTCCAGTGTGCAATGCTAAG CGAGTCGACAGAGATGCACATTTGCTGTACAAACCTCTCACAGACTTGATTCTCACTGGTCCTGCACTCATGATTCCTGCCggcttcctctttctgctcctcttcaCAG ATGGGGAGTCCTCTGAACGTAACTGTACTTATCTGGATGTTTTAAAGCACTTGAACTTGACCGAAAACAAAGAGCAGTTCGCCATGATCCGGCCTGTTAAAAACTACAAAGAGCCCACAAAAGTAACACTGGATGTACTACTCTATGCCATTCTAAACGTGGTAA AGAAGGACCAGCAATTGGTTCCTTACGTTTGGATTGATATG TGGTGGAAAAATGAGTTTATTAGTTGGGACCCAGATCAATTCTGTGGCATTCGCAATTTTTCTCTCCCCACTGCACTTTTGTGGAAGCCGGATATAACTATTGAAGAGAT GACAGAGAAGGACAGGTCCCCTCCCAATCCTTTTCTCATCATTCACAGCCATGGTGAAATCGAAATAACGGACGACCAGGTGCTCGTAAGTTCCTGCAGGATGCACCTTTACAAATTCCCCTTCGACACTCAGACCTGCAATCTCTCCTTCAAGTCTGTTGTACATACTG ACAACGAAATACAGCTCGTTCCAGATCTCGACTCTTCAGAGATCGTCGAGCGGACTCGCAAGTTGATGCACAACCAGTACGAGTGGCTGTTCGACAACATGACAGTTCACAAAAAAAACGTCAATAACTTTGACTTCAGCCAAAGTGTGGTCATTTACACT ATCTCCATCAAGAGGAGGCCTGCCCTCTACATTGTCAACTTCATGCTGCCCATCCTGTTCTTCTTGGGTCTGGACTTGGCCTCCTTCCTGATCTCGGACAGCAGTGGCGAGAAGCTCGGCTTCAAGGTCACTGTGCTGCTTGCCGTCACTGTGATGCAACTTATTCTGAATGAAATGCTGCCTTCTTCTTCAGACAGGATTCCACTCATAG CGTCCTACTGTATTGGGATGTTTAGTTTGATGATGCTCAGCCTCCTGGAGACGCTTTTGGTGATGTATCTGTTGCATATAGACGCGaaaacagaggcagaaaaagaaCAAAGCCTGAGTGAGGACTGTGGGTTTAAACGAGGCAACGTCAGCATCAAGAATTATTACAGAG GTCAAACACCATCTGAACTGCTGCCAGTGGCCAAAGAG GAAAGCAGCAGCCAGCTGACGGAGGAGTCCCATGATTTTGAAAAGCTGTCAGATGAGCTGAGGGAGGTGGTGAACGTGCTGTCCCTGCTCCTCAACAGCAGGGACGAAGAAGTGGAGCCTGGTGGCGGCTACTTGAAGCGCGTGTGTAAAAGAATCAACAAAGGGTTCTTCATCTTCTATATCGTGTCTATAACTCTGTTTTTAGTCTACATGTTCTTCAGGTGGAATGCACAATAA
- the LOC141015217 gene encoding 5-hydroxytryptamine receptor 3A-like — MLAGFLFLLLLTGGESSNGSCSYRDLFMHLNPKGKGQNTMTRPVRNHTTPTVVKLDVLIYAILDMNEKDQKFVSYVWIDMSWIDEYIYWDSEDFCGIQSIAIPTKQLWKPDLTIEEMTEKDKASESPYVTVFKGGTVWLRNDMMVISTCRMNVYKFPFDSQSCNLSFKSATYNNKEMQFLQFGSSAYNTKWSRRMMRSQSEWLFINMDITNKTVDNFGLNQTMMVCTINMKRRSILYVVNFMLPILFFLGLDLASFLISDSGGEKLGFKVTVLLAVTVMQLILNEILPSSSDRIPLIATYIIGIFGLMMFSLMETILVMFLLEKDSKENEPNGDQSLSEDCGDKRGKLSLDDCFRGVNKWIHSACVCDVSAGKTPPEVLPLPQEGSSSQLMKESKDPEKLSDELREVVKPPSLLLNSKKEEVKPAGYWRRVPWSPHNHCHCLQFQVQNLTKVLANHQN; from the exons ATGCTTGCTggcttcctctttctgctcctcctcacaG GTGGAGAATCGTCCAACGGTAGCTGCAGCTATCGGGACCTTTTTATGCATTTAAACCCTAAAGGTAAGGGGCAGAACACCATGACCCGGCCTGTTAGAAACCACACAACACCCACTGTTGTAAAGCTGGATGTACTAATCTATGCCATTCTAGATATG AACGAGAAGGACCAGAAATTTGTTTCGTACGTTTGGATTGACATG TCTTGGATTGATGAGTACATTTATTGGGATTCTGAGGATTTCTGTGGTATTCAGTCCATTGCTATCCCTACTAAACAATTGTGGAAGCCAGATCTAACCATTGAAGAGAT gacagagaaagacaagGCCTCTGAGAGTCCTTACGTAACTGTTTTCAAGGGTGGCACCGTCTGGCTTAGGAACGACATGATGGTGATCAGCACCTGCAGGATGAACGTTTACAAATTCCCCTTTGACAGTCAGAGCTGCAACCTCTCCTTCAAGTCTGCCACATACAACA ACAAGGAAATGCAGTTTCTTCAGTTTGGTAGCTCTGCATACAACACTAAATGGTCTCGTAGGATGATGCGTTCCCAGTCTGAGTGGCTGTTCATCAACATGGACATCACCAACAAAACTGTCGACAATTTTGGACTCAACCAGACCATGATGGTTTGCACT ATCAACATGAAGAGGCGCTCTATCCTCTATGTTGTCAACTTCATGCTGCCCATCCTGTTCTTCTTGGGTCTGGACTTGGCCTCCTTCCTGATCTCAGACAGTGGGGGCGAGAAGCTCGGCTTCAAGGTCACTGTGCTGCTTGCCGTCACTGTGATGCAACTTATTCTGAATGAAATCCTGCCTTCTTCTTCAGACAGGATTCCACTTATAG CGACCTACATTATTGGGATTTTTGGTTTGATGATGTTCAGCCTCATGGAGACGATATTGGTGATGTTTCTGTTGGAGAAAGACTCGAAAGAAAACGAGCCAAACGGAGACCAAAGCCTGAGTGAGGACTGTGGGGACAAACGAGGCAAACTCAGCCTTGATGACTGTTTCAGGG GCGTTAATAAATGGATTCACTCTGCCTGTGTCTGTGATGTCTCTGCCGGTAAAACACCACCTGAAGTGCTGCCATTGCCCCAAGAG GGAAGCAGCAGCCAGCTGATGAAGGAGTCCAAAGACCCAGAAAAGCTGTCAGACGAGCTGAGGGAGGTGGTGAAACCGCCGTCTCTGCTCCTCAACAGCAAGAAGGAAGAAGTGAAGCCTGCTGGTTACTGGAGGAGA GTGCCCTGGTCTCCTCACAACCACTGTCACTGTCTTCAGTTTCAGGTCCAGAATCTGACAAAAGTTCTTGCCAATCACCAGAACTGA
- the LOC141015218 gene encoding 5-hydroxytryptamine receptor 3A-like → MLAGFLFLLLLTDGESSNSSCSYRDLYRYLNPTGKKENTMTRPVKNHTEPIEIILDVLIYAILDVNEKEQKFVSYIWIDMKWVDEYMSWNPADFCDIDDMILPTKKLWNPDLAIEEMTERDKATESPFLGVYSNGTVWLRNDMMVISTCTMNVYKFPFDSQSCTLSFKSNRYTDKEMHLVQLADSTHNTNWSHRKMRTQSEWLFINMDITNKTSDNFGLNQSMLVCTINMKRRSILYVVNFMLPILFFLGLDLASFLISDSGGEKLGFKVTVLLAVTVMQLILNEILPSSSDRIPLIATYIIGIFGLMMFSLMETILVMYLLERDSKESEPNGDQSLSEDCGDKQGKLSLDNCFRGVNKWIHSACVCDVSASKTPPEVRPLPQEGSSSQLMEESKDPEKLSDELREVVKLPSLLLNSKKEDVKPAGYWRRSWVYSRPIKLAARGPNANFDRKRKPGGLYD, encoded by the exons ATGCTTGCTggcttcctctttctgctcctcctcacaG ATGGAGAATCGTCCAACAGTAGCTGCAGTTATCGGGATCTTTATAGGTATTTGAACCCTACAGGTAAGAAGGAGAACACTATGACCCGGCCTGTTAAAAACCACACAGAACCCATTGAGATCATCCTGGATGTACTAATCTATGCCATTCTAGATGTG AATGAGAAGGAACAGAAATTTGTTTCTTACATTTGGATTGACATG AAATGGGTTGATGAGTACATGTCTTGGAATCCTGCGGATTTCTGTGATATTGACGATATGATTCTCCCTACTAAAAAATTATGGAACCCAGATCTAGCTATTGAAGAGAT GACAGAGAGGGACAAGGCCACTGAGAGTCCATTTCTCGGTGTTTACAGCAACGGTACCGTCTGGCTTAGGAACGACATGATGGTGATCAGCACCTGCACGATGAACGTTTACAAATTCCCCTTTGACAGTCAGAGCTGCACCCTCTCCTTCAAGTCTAACAGATACACTG ATAAGGAAATGCACTTAGTTCAGTTGGCTGACTCTACACACAACACTAATTGGTCTCACAGGAAGATGCGGACGCAGTCTGAGTGGCTGTTCATCAACATGGACATCACTAACAAAACTTCCGACAATTTTGGACTCAACCAGAGCATGTTGGTTTGCACT ATCAACATGAAGAGGCGCTCTATCCTCTATGTTGTCAACTTCATGCTGCCCATCCTGTTCTTCTTGGGTCTGGACTTGGCCTCCTTCCTGATCTCAGACAGTGGGGGCGAGAAGCTCGGCTTCAAGGTCACTGTGCTGCTTGCTGTCACTGTGATGCAACTTATCCTGAATGAAATCCTGCCTTCTTCTTCAGACAGGATTCCACTTATAG CGACCTACATTATTGGGATTTTTGGTTTGATGATGTTCAGCCTCATGGAGACGATTTTGGTGATGTATCTGTTGGAGAGAGACTCGAAAGAAAGCGAGCCAAACGGAGACCAAAGCCTGAGTGAGGACTGTGGGGACAAACAAGGCAAACTCAGCCTCGATAACTGTTTCAGGG GCGTTAATAAATGGATTCACTCTGCCTGTGTCTGTGATGTCTCTGCCAGTAAAACACCACCTGAAGTGCGGCCATTGCCCCAAGAG GGAAGCAGCAGCCAGCTGATGGAGGAGTCCAAAGACCCAGAAAAGCTGTCAGACGAGCTGAGGGAGGTGGTGAAACTGCCGTCTCTGCTCCTCAACAGCAAGAAGGAAGACGTGAAGCCTGCTGGCTACTGGAGGAGA tcatgggtgtacagcAGACCTATTAAACTGGCAGCCCGTGGGCCAAATGCCAATTTTGACCGCAAGAGGAAACCTGGAGGGTTGTATGACTGA
- the LOC141015261 gene encoding uncharacterized protein, translating to MNKDDAAEAKTSKASATSSNKRLRQSSPSSSDVQQLLVIKEEDSSEWSPSLDQKDPGPLHIKEEHEEHWTSQEGEQLHGLKEADITRFPFLDAAVKSEDDEKKPQISQLHQSLTEDNRQAEPPASSSATQIKTETDGEDCGGSEPARNRDPDSHPPLNTDEKASDCSETDVSSGDWQEPLLESGSETEDSDSGCEETRAPESEVNDVKYKEGPVSDVGCNVGKKQVHSGVKPFGCDVCGKRYIQQGDLKTHMRVHTGEKPFGCDVCGKRFTQQGNLKTHMRVHTGEKPFGCDVCGKRFTQQGDLNTHTRVHTGEKPFGCDDCGTRFSLKSNFERHMRVHTGEKPFGCDVCGKRFTHQGSHKAHMRVHSGDKPFGCDICGKRFNRTAHLKIHSRVHTGEKPFGCETCGKKFTHQGSLKAHVMVHTGGKPFGCGVCGKRFKQQGSLRLHMKAHSG from the exons ATGAACAAGGACGATGCAGCCGAAGCGAAAACGAGCAAAGCCAGCGCCACTTCAAGCAACAAACGACTCCGACAGAGTTCACCCTCCAGCTCAG ATGTCCAACAGCTGTTGGTGATCAAAGAAGAGGATTCCTCTGAGTGGAGCCCCAGCCTGGACCAGAAGGACCCAGGGCCCCTACACATAAAAGAGGAACATGAGGAACACTGgaccagtcaggagggagagcagcttcaTGGGCTGAAGGAGGCTGATATCACCAGGTTCCCATTCCTTGATGCAGctgtgaagagtgaagatgATGAAAAGAAACCTCAAATCTCACAGCTTCATCAAAGCCTAACTGAGGACAACAGACAGGCAGAGCCTCCagccagcagctcagcaacacagataaaaacagaaactgatggagaggactgtggCGGATCTGAACCTGCCAGGAACCGAGATCCAGATAGTCATCCACCACTAAATACTGATGAAAAGGCTTCAGACTGTTCTGAGACTGATGTCAGTTCTGGTGATTGGCAAGAACCTTTGTTAGAGTCTGGATCTGAAACTGAAGACAGTGACAGTGGTTGTGAGGAGACCAGGGCACCTGAGTCAGAAGTAAATGATGTGAAATATAAGGAAGGCCCTGTGAGTGATGTTGGATGTAATGTTGGGAAAAAACAAGTCCACTCAGGAGTGAAGCCATTTGGTTGTGACGTTTGCGGTAAAAGATATATACAACAGGGAGATCTAAAGACACACATGAGAGtgcacacaggagagaaaccctttggttgtgatgtttgtggtaAACGATTTACACAACAAGGAAATCTAAAGACAcacatgagagtccacacaggagagaaaccttttggttgtgatgtttgtggtaAAAGATTTACACAACAGGGAgatctaaacacacacacgagagtccacacaggagagaaaccatttgGTTGCGATGATTGTGGGACAAGATTTAGCCTTAAGAGTAATTTTGAGAGACACATGCGAgttcacacaggagagaaaccatttggttgtgatgtttgtggtaAAAGATTTACTCATCAGGGAAGTCATAAGGCACACATGCGAGTCCACTCAGGAGACAAACCATTTGGTTGTGATATATGTGGGAAAAGATTTAATCGGACAGCACATCTTAAGATACACAGTAGAGTCCACACAGGTGAAAAACCATTTGGTTGTGAAACTTGTGGTAAAAAATTTACACATCAGGGAAGTCTGAAGGCACACGTGATGGTCCACACAGGGGGGAAACCATTTGGTTGTGGTGTTTGCGGTAAGAGATTTAAACAACAGGGAAGTCTGAGGTTACATATGAAAGCTCACTCAGGATAG